From a region of the Theobroma cacao cultivar B97-61/B2 chromosome 8, Criollo_cocoa_genome_V2, whole genome shotgun sequence genome:
- the LOC18592363 gene encoding probable L-ascorbate peroxidase 6, chloroplastic isoform X1, whose protein sequence is MAERLSQLTQIVKVQSSSPSQSQSSSLKRPMASSLGTAASSRIFAASSSKARLYLRSSYSSSPSLISFSSSKSLALCPRFCRHQRTSAVNVSSSGRFSTGASPKCAASDPDQLKSAREDIKELLKSKFCHPILVRLGWHDAGTYNKNIEEWPQRGGANGSLRFEVELKHAANAGLVNALKLIQPIKDKYSGVTYADLFQLASATAIEEAGGPKIPMKYGRVDVSGPNECPEEGRLPDAGPPSPADHLREVFYRMGLNDKEIVALSGAHTLGRSRPERSGWGKPETKYTKDGPGAPGGHSWTVQWLKFDNSYFKDIKAKKDEDLLVLPTDAALFEDPPFKVYAEKYAEDQETFFKDYAEAHAKLSNLGAKFDPPEGIVLDAGPTQAAPEKFVAAKYSTGKRELSEAMKQKIRAEYEGLGGSPDKPLPTNYFLNIMIIIGILALLTSLMGNY, encoded by the exons ATGGCAGAGCGACTATCACAGCTGACACAAATAGTGAAAGTTCAGAGTTCTTCACCTTCACAGTCTCAGTCATCATCACTGAAGCGGCCGATGGCTTCGTCTCTAGGCACCGCCGCCTCTTCTCGAATCTTTGCTGCTTCCTCCTCCAAAGCTCGACTGTATCTCCGTTCCTCctattcttcttctccctctctcatttctttctcttcttctaaATCCCTCGCTCTCTGTCCTCGTTTCTGTCGCCACCAG AGGACGTCGGCAGTTAATGTGTCGAGCAGCGGAAGATTCAGCACGGGAGCAAGTCCGAAATGCGCTGCTTCGGATCCTGATCAGTTGAAGAGTGCTAGGGAAGATATCAAGGAGCTTCTCAAATCTAAGTTTTGCCATCCTATTCTG GTTCGTCTAGGATGGCACGATGCTGGTACCTACAACAAGAACATTGAGGAATGGCCTCAAAGGGGTGGAGCGAATGGAAGTCTTAGGTTTGAAGTTGAGCTGAAACATGCAGCCAATGCTG GTCTTGTGAACGCGTTGAAGCTTATTCAGCCTATCAAGGACAAGTACTCTGGTGTAACATATGCAGATTTGTTCCAGTTGGCTAGTGCTACTGCTATTGAG GAGGCTGGGGGACCCAAAATTCCTATGAAATATGGTAGGGTGGATGTCTCTGGTCCTAATGAGTGTCCTGAAGAGGGCAGGCTACCTG ATGCTGGACCCCCTTCACCTGCTGATCATCTACGAGAGGTTTTCTACCGAATGGGATTGAATGACAAG GAAATAGTTGCATTATCTGGTGCACACACACTTGGGAGGTCCAGACCAGAGCGTAGTGGTTGGGGCAAACCGGAAACCAAGTATACG AAAGATGGGCCAGGAGCACCAGGAGGACATTCCTGGACTGTGCAATGGTTGAAGTTTGACAATTCATACTTCAAG GACATCAAAGCGAAAAAGGATGAAGATCTGCTCGTGTTGCCAACTGATGCTGCCCTTTTTGAAGATCCCCCTTTCAAG GTGTATGCTGAGAAATATGCTGAAGATCAGGAGACATTCTTCAAGGATTATGCAGAAGCCCATGCCAAACTTAGCAACCTTGGGGCCAAATTTGATCCTCCAGAG GGTATTGTGTTAGATGCTGGTCCCACACAAGCTGCACCGGAAAAGTTTGTGGCTGCCAAGTACTCGACAGGAAAG AGAGAGCTGTCAGAAGCTATGAAGCAGAAGATTCGAGCAGAATATGAGGGACTTGGTGGAAGCCCGGATAAGCCTCTACCAACCAACTATTTTCTAAACATCATGATTATTATTGGTATTTTGGCCTTGTTGACATCTCTTATGggtaattattaa
- the LOC18592365 gene encoding dnaJ homolog subfamily B member 1 yields the protein MSSLFFFFFFFFSLRFCPFLLMVDHLRECASISSQKKKGFSLRDLTKLYRSLFALRSWRHHKKSFSKEPHSKRPQTIEEPYQGPGNENRDKGNMYEVGSYRYNGDGLRGDSPTNSNKACFKHRSMDTFFSSIPPPISRSASKRSPGPSPRPSFAYWNGSLRSTDTKGIFPEAPSTSSSRWNGNPIMFSNSTGMMKPPPIERQLECTLEELCYGCVKKIKITRDVLTESGQIVQEDEILSVKVKPGWKKGTKITFEGMGNERPGAYAADITFVIAEKRHNLFTREGDDLELAIEIPLAKALTGCTIPIPLLGGEKMNLRVDEIIHPGYQRIITGQGMPSTKEQGSRGNLKVVFLINFPTELTDEQRATVVSILGDSC from the exons ATGTCctccctcttcttcttcttcttcttcttcttctccttgcGATTCTGCCCTTTCCTTCTCATGGTAGATCATCTCCGAGAATGTGCCTCCATTTCTagtcaaaagaagaaaggttTCAGCCTTCGGGACCTTACCAAACTTTACAGATCATTATTCGCATTACGATCATGGCGTCATCATAAGAAATCATTCTCAAAAGAACCTCATTCCAAACGTCCTCAAACCATCGAGGAACCTTACCAG GGCCCTGGAAACGAGAATCGAGATAAAGGAAACATGTATGAAGTTGGCAGCTATAGATACAATGGAGATGGATTGCGAGGGGATAGTCCTACGAATTCTAATAAAGCTTGTTTCAAGCATCGAAGCATGGacactttcttttcttccatcCCTCCTCCTATCTCAAGAAGTGCAAGCAAAAGGAGCCCCGGTCCTAGCCCCAGACCTTCCTTTGCGTATTGGAATGGAAGCCTGAGAAGCACAGATACAAAAGGAATATTTCCTGAGGCCCCGTCAACAAGCTCAAGCCGCTGGAACGGCAATCccatcatgttttcaaactcaacTGGGATGATGAAACCTCCGCCTATCGAGAGGCAGCTCGAGTGCACGCTTGAAGAGTTGTGCTATGGATGCGTGAAGAAGATTAAGATCACAAGAGATGTCCTTACAGAATCCGG ACAAATAGTTCAGGAGGATGAGATTCTATCAGTGAAAGTGAAGCCAGGATGGAAGAAAGGAACCAAGATTACATTTGAAGGAATGGGCAACGAGAGACCAGGAGCTTATGCAGCTGATATAACGTTTGTGATTGCTGAGAAAAGACATAATTTGTTTACAAGAGAAGGTGATGATTTAGAGCTGGCAATCGAAATTCCTCTGGCAAAAGCTCTGACCGGTTGCACCATTCCCATCCCTTTACTGGGCGGGGAGAAGATGAATTTGAGAGTAGATGAGATCATTCACCCTGGCTACCAAAGGATAATCACAGGCCAGGGTATGCCAAGCACAAAAGAACAGGGAAGCAGAGGAAACTTGAAAGTTGTATTCCTGATTAACTTCCCAACGGAGCTTACAGATGAACAACGAGCCACTGTGGTTAGTATTTTAGGGGATTCCTGTTGA
- the LOC18592364 gene encoding aldehyde dehydrogenase family 3 member H1 isoform X1, translated as MAREVEKKAVFDTDSAKEVVKELRASFVAGKTKSYEWRVAQLKALLKMTEENEPQIAAALRDDLSKPELESYIYEIAMLKSSCRLALKEMKRWIMPERAKTSLTTFPSSAEIVSEPLGVVLVISAWNYPFLLSLDPVVGAIAAGNAVVLKPSEIAPATASLLAKLVANYLDSSCIKVVEGAVSETSALLEQKWDKIFYTGNGRVARIVMAAAAKHLTPVVLELGGKSPVIVDSGINLQVATRRIIAGKWGCNNGQACISPDYIITTKDYAPKLVRLHAYVNICNLFPFNHFSQVLSILQLDSFKRELEQFYGKNPLESKDLSRIVNSNHFARLSKLLDEDKVSGKIVHGGERDKNNLKIAPTILLDVPLDSLIMNEEIFGPLLPIIMVDKVEDSFDVINSSGTKPLAAYLFTNKEKLKEKFVATVSAGGLVVNDTTVHLAEHTLPFGGVGDSGMGAYHGKFSFDAFSHKKAVLYRGFACDAFVRYPPYTRRKLRLLQALLGGSLLSIIRALLGWS; from the exons ATGGCGAGAGAAGTGGAGAAGAAAGCGGTTTTCGATACGGACTCGGCCAAGGAGGTGGTGAAGGAGTTGAGAGCTAGCTTTGTTGCTGGAAAAACTAAAAGCTACGAATGGAGAGTTGCTCAGTTGAAAGCCTTGTTGAAGATGACTGAAGAGAACGAGCCGCAAATCGCCGCCGCCCTTCGCGACGATCTTTCCAAGCCGGAACTCGAATCCTACATCTACGAG ATAGCAATGTTGAAGAGCTCATGTAGATTGGCACTCAAGGAAATGAAGCGTTGGATAATGCCAGAAAgg GCAAAAACTTCGTTGACTACATTTCCTTCATCTGCTGAAATTGTATCTGAGCCATTGGGTGTTGTGCTAGTAATATCAGCATGGAATTATCCTTTTT TGTTGTCCCTTGATCCAGTTGTTGGAGCTATTGCAGCCGGTAATGCTGTAGTCTTAAAGCCATCAGAAATTGCTCCAGCCACAGCATCATTGCTTGCAAAGCTGGTAGCCAATTATTTGGATAGCTCTTGCATAAAGGTTGTTGAAGGGGCTGTTTCTGAAACATCAGCACTTCTGGAGCAGAAGTGggacaaaatattttatacag GCAATGGAAGAGTTGCACGCATTGTGATGGCAGCTGCTGCAAAGCACCTAACACCTGTTGTTTTGGAGCTTGGAGGAAAATCTCCAGTCATTGTTGATTCAGGCATCAATTTACAG GTTGCAACGAGGCGGATTATTGCGGGCAAGTGGGGGTGTAATAATGGACAAGCATGTATTTCTCCTGACTACATTATTACAACAAAAGATTATGCTCCAAAGTTGGTAAGGTTGCATGCATATGTTAACATTTGTAATCTATTTCCTTTCAATCATTTTTCTCAAGTGCTTTCCATCCTGCAGCTAGATTCTTTCAAACGTGAATTGGAGCAGTTTTATGGAAAGAATCCGCTGGAGTCAAAAGACTTATCTCGCATAGTGAATTCGAACCACTTTGCTCGCTTGTCAAAGCTCTTGGATGAGGACAAGGTGTCTGGTAAAATCGTCCATGGAGGTGAAAGAGACAAAAACAACTT GAAGATTGCTCCCACTATCTTGCTTGATGTCCCACTAGATTCTCTGATCATGAATGAAGAGATATTTGGTCCATTGCTTCCAATTATCATG GTTGACAAAGTGGAAGACAGCTTTGATGTGATAAATTCTTCAGGAACAAAGCCATTAGCAGCATATCTGTTTACCAATAAGGAGAAGCTGAAAGAGAAGTTTGTTGCGACAGTCTCTGCAGGGGGTTTGGTTGTCAATGACACGACTGTACAT CTTGCTGAACACACTTTACCATTTGGAGGAGTCGGGGACAGCGGAATGGGTGCATACCATGGGAAATTCTCCTTTGATGCTTTTAGCCATAAGAAGGCTGTTCTTTATAGAGGTTTTGCTTGTGATGCATTTGTGAGATACCCACCATACACAAGGCGAAAGCTAAGATTGTTGCAGGCTCTTCTTGGTGGTAGTTTATTAAGCATAATCCGAGCATTGCTGGGATGGTCTTAG
- the LOC18592363 gene encoding probable L-ascorbate peroxidase 6, chloroplastic isoform X2, with the protein MAERLSQLTQIVKVQSSSPSQSQSSSLKRPMASSLGTAASSRIFAASSSKARLYLRSSYSSSPSLISFSSSKSLALCPRFCRHQRTSAVNVSSSGRFSTGASPKCAASDPDQLKSAREDIKELLKSKFCHPILVRLGWHDAGTYNKNIEEWPQRGGANGSLRFEVELKHAANAGLVNALKLIQPIKDKYSGVTYADLFQLASATAIEEAGGPKIPMKYGRVDVSGPNECPEEGRLPDAGPPSPADHLREVFYRMGLNDKEIVALSGAHTLGRSRPERSGWGKPETKYTKDGPGAPGGHSWTVQWLKFDNSYFKDIKAKKDEDLLVLPTDAALFEDPPFKVYAEKYAEDQETFFKDYAEAHAKLSNLGAKFDPPEGIVLDAGPTQAAPEKFVAAKYSTGKD; encoded by the exons ATGGCAGAGCGACTATCACAGCTGACACAAATAGTGAAAGTTCAGAGTTCTTCACCTTCACAGTCTCAGTCATCATCACTGAAGCGGCCGATGGCTTCGTCTCTAGGCACCGCCGCCTCTTCTCGAATCTTTGCTGCTTCCTCCTCCAAAGCTCGACTGTATCTCCGTTCCTCctattcttcttctccctctctcatttctttctcttcttctaaATCCCTCGCTCTCTGTCCTCGTTTCTGTCGCCACCAG AGGACGTCGGCAGTTAATGTGTCGAGCAGCGGAAGATTCAGCACGGGAGCAAGTCCGAAATGCGCTGCTTCGGATCCTGATCAGTTGAAGAGTGCTAGGGAAGATATCAAGGAGCTTCTCAAATCTAAGTTTTGCCATCCTATTCTG GTTCGTCTAGGATGGCACGATGCTGGTACCTACAACAAGAACATTGAGGAATGGCCTCAAAGGGGTGGAGCGAATGGAAGTCTTAGGTTTGAAGTTGAGCTGAAACATGCAGCCAATGCTG GTCTTGTGAACGCGTTGAAGCTTATTCAGCCTATCAAGGACAAGTACTCTGGTGTAACATATGCAGATTTGTTCCAGTTGGCTAGTGCTACTGCTATTGAG GAGGCTGGGGGACCCAAAATTCCTATGAAATATGGTAGGGTGGATGTCTCTGGTCCTAATGAGTGTCCTGAAGAGGGCAGGCTACCTG ATGCTGGACCCCCTTCACCTGCTGATCATCTACGAGAGGTTTTCTACCGAATGGGATTGAATGACAAG GAAATAGTTGCATTATCTGGTGCACACACACTTGGGAGGTCCAGACCAGAGCGTAGTGGTTGGGGCAAACCGGAAACCAAGTATACG AAAGATGGGCCAGGAGCACCAGGAGGACATTCCTGGACTGTGCAATGGTTGAAGTTTGACAATTCATACTTCAAG GACATCAAAGCGAAAAAGGATGAAGATCTGCTCGTGTTGCCAACTGATGCTGCCCTTTTTGAAGATCCCCCTTTCAAG GTGTATGCTGAGAAATATGCTGAAGATCAGGAGACATTCTTCAAGGATTATGCAGAAGCCCATGCCAAACTTAGCAACCTTGGGGCCAAATTTGATCCTCCAGAG GGTATTGTGTTAGATGCTGGTCCCACACAAGCTGCACCGGAAAAGTTTGTGGCTGCCAAGTACTCGACAGGAAAG gattaa
- the LOC18592364 gene encoding aldehyde dehydrogenase family 3 member H1 isoform X2, which yields MAREVEKKAVFDTDSAKEVVKELRASFVAGKTKSYEWRVAQLKALLKMTEENEPQIAAALRDDLSKPELESYIYEIAMLKSSCRLALKEMKRWIMPERAKTSLTTFPSSAEIVSEPLGVVLVISAWNYPFLLSLDPVVGAIAAGNAVVLKPSEIAPATASLLAKLVANYLDSSCIKVVEGAVSETSALLEQKWDKIFYTGNGRVARIVMAAAAKHLTPVVLELGGKSPVIVDSGINLQVATRRIIAGKWGCNNGQACISPDYIITTKDYAPKLLDSFKRELEQFYGKNPLESKDLSRIVNSNHFARLSKLLDEDKVSGKIVHGGERDKNNLKIAPTILLDVPLDSLIMNEEIFGPLLPIIMVDKVEDSFDVINSSGTKPLAAYLFTNKEKLKEKFVATVSAGGLVVNDTTVHLAEHTLPFGGVGDSGMGAYHGKFSFDAFSHKKAVLYRGFACDAFVRYPPYTRRKLRLLQALLGGSLLSIIRALLGWS from the exons ATGGCGAGAGAAGTGGAGAAGAAAGCGGTTTTCGATACGGACTCGGCCAAGGAGGTGGTGAAGGAGTTGAGAGCTAGCTTTGTTGCTGGAAAAACTAAAAGCTACGAATGGAGAGTTGCTCAGTTGAAAGCCTTGTTGAAGATGACTGAAGAGAACGAGCCGCAAATCGCCGCCGCCCTTCGCGACGATCTTTCCAAGCCGGAACTCGAATCCTACATCTACGAG ATAGCAATGTTGAAGAGCTCATGTAGATTGGCACTCAAGGAAATGAAGCGTTGGATAATGCCAGAAAgg GCAAAAACTTCGTTGACTACATTTCCTTCATCTGCTGAAATTGTATCTGAGCCATTGGGTGTTGTGCTAGTAATATCAGCATGGAATTATCCTTTTT TGTTGTCCCTTGATCCAGTTGTTGGAGCTATTGCAGCCGGTAATGCTGTAGTCTTAAAGCCATCAGAAATTGCTCCAGCCACAGCATCATTGCTTGCAAAGCTGGTAGCCAATTATTTGGATAGCTCTTGCATAAAGGTTGTTGAAGGGGCTGTTTCTGAAACATCAGCACTTCTGGAGCAGAAGTGggacaaaatattttatacag GCAATGGAAGAGTTGCACGCATTGTGATGGCAGCTGCTGCAAAGCACCTAACACCTGTTGTTTTGGAGCTTGGAGGAAAATCTCCAGTCATTGTTGATTCAGGCATCAATTTACAG GTTGCAACGAGGCGGATTATTGCGGGCAAGTGGGGGTGTAATAATGGACAAGCATGTATTTCTCCTGACTACATTATTACAACAAAAGATTATGCTCCAAAGTTG CTAGATTCTTTCAAACGTGAATTGGAGCAGTTTTATGGAAAGAATCCGCTGGAGTCAAAAGACTTATCTCGCATAGTGAATTCGAACCACTTTGCTCGCTTGTCAAAGCTCTTGGATGAGGACAAGGTGTCTGGTAAAATCGTCCATGGAGGTGAAAGAGACAAAAACAACTT GAAGATTGCTCCCACTATCTTGCTTGATGTCCCACTAGATTCTCTGATCATGAATGAAGAGATATTTGGTCCATTGCTTCCAATTATCATG GTTGACAAAGTGGAAGACAGCTTTGATGTGATAAATTCTTCAGGAACAAAGCCATTAGCAGCATATCTGTTTACCAATAAGGAGAAGCTGAAAGAGAAGTTTGTTGCGACAGTCTCTGCAGGGGGTTTGGTTGTCAATGACACGACTGTACAT CTTGCTGAACACACTTTACCATTTGGAGGAGTCGGGGACAGCGGAATGGGTGCATACCATGGGAAATTCTCCTTTGATGCTTTTAGCCATAAGAAGGCTGTTCTTTATAGAGGTTTTGCTTGTGATGCATTTGTGAGATACCCACCATACACAAGGCGAAAGCTAAGATTGTTGCAGGCTCTTCTTGGTGGTAGTTTATTAAGCATAATCCGAGCATTGCTGGGATGGTCTTAG